One part of the Anaeromyxobacter sp. Fw109-5 genome encodes these proteins:
- a CDS encoding MFS transporter, whose protein sequence is MDRERLALYAGTVAAYSDMYVTQPILPLLSGEFGVGPARAGLTVSAVVLAIAVASSLYGPLSDALGRRRVMAGATALLSLATLACAAAPSFGALVALRAAQGALVPGMTAVSIAYAGDRFPPGELGRVVGGIIAASVVGGLVGRVASGAIAAHLGWRAAFVAFAGLTLAAAVVLARGLAPGTRAARHGLVAAYAGMLRHLRDPRLVGAYLVGLSLFFGWIGIFTYLPYRLSAPPYALSTGAVSSVYLVYAAGVVASPLAGRLSGRVPPRRLIAVGLAGEGLGMALALAGPLPLVVLGLVVLVLGTFTAQAVVPAFVNATARTAKGGASALYLAFYYLGGTLGSALPGLAWQAGGWPAVVAACGASVCVGIVANAALCGRAARTG, encoded by the coding sequence ATGGATCGTGAGCGCCTCGCGCTGTACGCAGGGACGGTCGCCGCCTACTCGGACATGTACGTGACGCAGCCGATCCTCCCGCTGCTCTCGGGGGAGTTCGGCGTCGGGCCCGCACGGGCGGGGCTCACCGTCTCCGCGGTGGTCCTCGCCATCGCGGTCGCGTCGAGCCTCTACGGACCGCTCTCCGACGCGCTCGGGCGCCGCCGCGTCATGGCCGGCGCCACCGCGCTCCTCTCGCTCGCGACGCTCGCCTGCGCCGCGGCGCCGTCCTTCGGCGCGCTCGTCGCGCTCCGGGCCGCTCAGGGGGCGCTCGTGCCGGGCATGACGGCCGTGTCCATCGCGTACGCGGGAGACCGCTTTCCTCCGGGCGAGCTCGGGCGCGTGGTCGGCGGCATCATCGCCGCCTCGGTGGTGGGAGGGCTCGTCGGGCGCGTGGCCTCGGGCGCGATCGCGGCGCACCTCGGCTGGCGCGCGGCGTTCGTGGCGTTCGCGGGCCTCACGCTCGCGGCCGCGGTGGTGCTCGCGCGCGGGCTCGCGCCGGGGACGCGCGCGGCCCGGCACGGGCTCGTCGCGGCCTACGCCGGGATGCTGCGCCACCTGCGCGATCCGCGCCTCGTGGGCGCCTACCTCGTCGGCCTCTCCCTGTTCTTCGGCTGGATCGGGATCTTCACGTACCTGCCGTACCGCCTGTCCGCGCCGCCCTACGCGCTCTCCACCGGGGCGGTGTCGAGCGTCTACCTCGTCTACGCCGCCGGGGTGGTGGCCTCGCCGCTCGCGGGCAGGCTCTCGGGCCGCGTGCCGCCGCGGCGCCTCATCGCCGTCGGGCTCGCGGGCGAGGGGCTCGGGATGGCGCTCGCCCTGGCGGGCCCGCTGCCGCTCGTCGTGCTCGGCCTCGTGGTGCTGGTGCTCGGCACGTTCACGGCGCAGGCGGTGGTCCCGGCCTTCGTGAACGCCACCGCGCGCACCGCCAAGGGCGGCGCGAGCGCGCTCTACCTCGCCTTCTACTACCTGGGCGGCACGCTCGGGTCGGCGCTGCCGGGCCTGGCGTGGCAGGCCGGGGGCTGGCCGGCGGTCGTGGCCGCGTGCGGCGCCTCGGTGTGCGTCGGGATCGTCGCGAACGCCGCGCTGTGCGGGCGCGCCGCCCGGACTGGCTGA
- a CDS encoding DoxX family protein yields the protein MTKKAAFVPMRAALGATMLYHGAQKLRGPEEAAGMFESLGFKPGERWARVTGLAEVFGGATAILGIGTRLGALAVLATQAMAIAKVHGPKGFSNLSGGYEFNLALIGMAATLLAAGPGVISAHELLERRVERPAWALARPRRRRALRFVKLLK from the coding sequence ATGACGAAGAAGGCTGCGTTCGTCCCGATGCGGGCGGCGCTCGGCGCGACGATGCTCTACCACGGGGCGCAGAAGCTGCGCGGCCCCGAGGAGGCCGCCGGAATGTTCGAGTCGCTCGGGTTCAAGCCCGGCGAGCGCTGGGCGCGGGTGACCGGTCTCGCGGAGGTGTTCGGCGGGGCGACGGCGATCCTGGGCATCGGCACGCGCCTCGGCGCCCTCGCGGTGCTCGCGACCCAGGCCATGGCGATCGCGAAGGTGCACGGGCCGAAGGGCTTCTCCAACCTGAGCGGCGGCTACGAGTTCAACCTGGCGCTCATCGGGATGGCCGCGACCCTGCTGGCCGCCGGGCCCGGGGTGATCTCCGCGCACGAGCTCCTCGAGCGGCGGGTCGAGCGTCCCGCCTGGGCGCTCGCCCGGCCGCGCCGGCGCCGGGCGCTCCGGTTCGTGAAGCTGCTGAAGTAG
- a CDS encoding putative RNA methyltransferase gives MLSKVLAALRCPLCALALEEEASGTGHALRCPSGHAFDVARQGYASLDTGRRSHPGDSAEMIAAREAFLGAGHYAFVSEAIVAAVRERWGGDGQRLVVDAGAGTGQHLAAVLDALPDAVGLALDVSKPALRRAARAHPRAAAAHCDTWGRLPLADGAARLLLNVFAPRNGPEFARVLGQDGALVVVTPAPEHLHELVAALGLLSVDPEKAERVAASLGDRFALAREAHVARELALTHAEARTLVAMGPSAWHADPAAVADRLGALREPVRVRAAVTVRTYRALAPGAAR, from the coding sequence ATGCTGTCGAAAGTGCTCGCCGCGCTGCGCTGCCCGCTGTGCGCGCTGGCGCTCGAGGAGGAGGCGTCGGGCACCGGCCACGCGCTGCGCTGCCCGTCCGGCCACGCCTTCGACGTCGCCCGCCAGGGCTACGCGAGCCTCGACACGGGGCGGCGGTCGCACCCGGGCGACTCGGCCGAGATGATCGCCGCGCGCGAGGCGTTCCTCGGCGCGGGGCACTACGCGTTCGTCTCCGAGGCGATCGTCGCGGCGGTGCGCGAGCGCTGGGGCGGCGACGGCCAACGCCTCGTGGTGGACGCGGGCGCGGGCACGGGGCAGCACCTCGCGGCGGTGCTCGATGCCCTGCCCGACGCCGTCGGGCTCGCCCTCGACGTGTCGAAGCCGGCGCTCCGTCGCGCTGCCCGGGCGCACCCGCGCGCCGCGGCGGCGCACTGCGACACCTGGGGCCGCCTGCCGCTCGCCGACGGGGCGGCGCGGCTCCTCCTGAACGTCTTCGCCCCGCGGAACGGCCCCGAGTTCGCGCGCGTCCTCGGGCAGGACGGCGCGCTCGTGGTGGTCACCCCAGCGCCCGAGCACCTCCACGAGCTCGTGGCCGCGCTGGGGTTGCTGTCCGTCGATCCCGAGAAGGCGGAGCGCGTCGCGGCAAGCCTGGGTGACCGGTTCGCGCTCGCGCGCGAGGCGCACGTTGCGCGCGAGCTGGCGCTCACGCACGCCGAGGCGCGGACGCTCGTGGCCATGGGCCCCAGCGCGTGGCACGCCGATCCGGCCGCGGTCGCCGACCGGCTCGGCGCGCTCCGGGAGCCGGTGCGGGTGCGCGCGGCGGTCACCGTCCGGACTTATCGGGCACTCGCTCCGGGAGCGGCTCGCTGA
- a CDS encoding glutathione-independent formaldehyde dehydrogenase — protein sequence MRAVVWKGPGKVAVEKVEDPRIESATDVLVRITTAGICGSDLHMYEGRTVAEPGVVLGHENMGVIEEVGSAVQQLQKGDRVVLPFNVACGTCFNCSRGYTSACLVTNEEGAGAAYGYVGMGPYRGGQAELLRVPWGEANCIKLPGEPGDELEDDFLLLSDIFPTGYHAAEMAKVQPGSTVAIFGAGPVGLLAAYSAMLRGAAEVYVVDAIPERLEKAQQIGAIAIDFRQGSPAEQIRDLRLGNPLVRGSMRRGEEKMAGVMCGIDAVGYQAKDFEDPSKEQPTSLTEQLVEIINPTGALGIIGVFLPQDPGGKDRAAKRGAYTLPWGKLWEKGIQLGMGQTPVKNYSLVLRDLVVAGRAKPSFIVSRRIPLSEAPDAYRRFDRREPGYTKVLIKPGEEATAATH from the coding sequence ATGCGCGCAGTGGTGTGGAAGGGGCCGGGGAAGGTCGCGGTGGAGAAGGTCGAGGATCCGCGCATCGAGAGCGCGACCGACGTGCTGGTGCGCATCACCACCGCCGGCATCTGCGGCAGCGACCTGCACATGTACGAGGGCCGCACCGTCGCCGAGCCGGGGGTGGTGCTCGGGCACGAGAACATGGGGGTCATCGAGGAGGTGGGCAGCGCGGTGCAGCAGCTGCAGAAGGGCGATCGCGTGGTCCTGCCCTTCAACGTCGCCTGCGGGACCTGCTTCAACTGCTCGCGCGGCTACACCAGCGCCTGCCTGGTGACGAACGAGGAGGGGGCCGGGGCCGCGTACGGCTACGTGGGGATGGGGCCGTACCGGGGCGGACAGGCCGAGCTCTTGCGCGTCCCGTGGGGCGAGGCCAACTGCATCAAGCTGCCCGGCGAGCCGGGCGACGAGCTCGAGGACGACTTCCTGCTCCTCTCCGACATCTTCCCCACCGGCTACCACGCCGCCGAGATGGCCAAGGTGCAGCCCGGCTCCACGGTGGCGATCTTCGGCGCCGGGCCCGTGGGCCTGCTCGCCGCGTACAGCGCGATGCTGCGGGGCGCCGCCGAGGTGTACGTCGTCGACGCCATCCCCGAGCGGCTGGAGAAGGCGCAGCAGATCGGGGCGATCGCCATCGACTTCCGGCAGGGCTCGCCCGCCGAGCAGATCCGCGACCTGCGCCTCGGGAACCCGCTCGTGCGCGGCTCGATGCGCCGCGGCGAGGAGAAGATGGCGGGCGTCATGTGCGGCATCGACGCGGTCGGCTACCAGGCCAAGGACTTCGAGGATCCGAGCAAGGAGCAGCCGACCTCCCTCACCGAGCAGCTCGTGGAGATCATCAACCCCACCGGCGCGCTCGGCATCATCGGCGTCTTCCTCCCGCAGGATCCGGGCGGCAAGGACAGGGCGGCGAAGCGGGGGGCGTACACGCTGCCGTGGGGCAAGCTGTGGGAGAAGGGCATCCAGCTCGGCATGGGGCAGACGCCGGTGAAGAACTACAGCCTCGTGCTCCGCGATCTCGTCGTGGCCGGCCGGGCGAAGCCGAGCTTCATCGTCTCGCGGCGCATCCCGCTCAGCGAGGCGCCGGACGCCTACCGGCGCTTCGACCGGCGCGAGCCCGGGTACACGAAGGTCCTCATCAAGCCGGGCGAGGAGGCGACGGCGGCGACGCACTGA
- a CDS encoding cupin domain-containing protein — MAVSMQEGQQVGAAARGTESGRSSQGEDPALIAKDEMRWGPAPDVFPSGCQFCVLHGDPGADRLFSVRLKVGDRYVFAPHSHPFDEHVTVISGRLHLGNGRTLDRSAARALEPGDYAFLPKEQFHWAWASTDDTVFQVEAVGPFAITYANPEDDPRNQGTAH, encoded by the coding sequence ATGGCGGTGTCGATGCAAGAGGGCCAGCAGGTCGGAGCCGCGGCGCGCGGGACGGAGAGCGGGCGGTCCTCGCAGGGCGAGGATCCCGCGCTGATCGCGAAGGACGAGATGCGCTGGGGGCCCGCGCCCGACGTCTTCCCGTCGGGCTGTCAGTTCTGCGTCCTCCACGGGGACCCGGGGGCGGATCGCCTGTTCTCGGTGCGGCTCAAGGTGGGCGACCGCTACGTCTTCGCGCCGCACAGCCATCCCTTCGACGAGCACGTGACGGTGATCTCGGGGCGCCTGCACCTCGGCAACGGGAGGACGCTCGACCGGAGCGCCGCGAGGGCGCTCGAGCCGGGCGACTACGCGTTCCTGCCGAAGGAGCAGTTCCACTGGGCGTGGGCGAGCACGGACGACACCGTCTTCCAGGTGGAGGCCGTCGGGCCCTTCGCGATCACCTACGCGAACCCCGAGGACGATCCGCGAAACCAGGGGACCGCGCACTGA
- a CDS encoding MBL fold metallo-hydrolase, which translates to MSALRLVPLGVGDAFSAERYSTCLALGAGDRWLLVDCPHPIRKMMREASLRSGLELDVDRVEAVALTHLHADHASGLEGLAYFSHFALGRRARVAAHPEVARRLWDGHLAAGMEQVALGSGAPVSARLEDFFELVPLDERGAVRVGPFEIECRFTRHPLPTTAFRIAAGGRRVACSADTAFDPALVAWLAEADLVVHEAGFGIHTPLERLAALPPELRARLRLAHFPDQLDLSACGIEPLEQGRAYDV; encoded by the coding sequence GTGAGCGCCCTCCGCCTCGTCCCCCTCGGAGTCGGCGACGCGTTCTCCGCGGAGCGTTACTCCACCTGCCTCGCGCTCGGCGCCGGCGACCGCTGGCTGCTCGTGGACTGCCCCCATCCCATCCGCAAGATGATGCGCGAGGCCTCGCTCCGGAGCGGGCTGGAGCTCGACGTCGACCGCGTCGAGGCGGTCGCCCTCACGCACCTCCACGCCGACCACGCCTCGGGTCTCGAGGGGCTCGCGTACTTCAGCCACTTCGCGCTCGGTCGCCGGGCGCGGGTGGCCGCCCACCCCGAGGTGGCGCGCCGGCTCTGGGACGGGCACCTCGCCGCGGGGATGGAGCAGGTCGCGCTCGGCAGCGGCGCGCCGGTCTCCGCGCGCCTCGAGGACTTCTTCGAGCTCGTCCCGCTCGACGAGCGCGGCGCGGTGCGCGTCGGCCCCTTCGAGATCGAGTGCCGCTTCACGCGTCACCCCCTCCCGACGACGGCGTTCCGGATCGCCGCGGGAGGCCGGCGCGTGGCGTGCAGCGCGGACACCGCGTTCGATCCCGCGCTCGTCGCCTGGCTCGCCGAGGCCGACCTCGTGGTCCACGAGGCGGGCTTCGGCATCCACACGCCCCTGGAGCGGCTCGCGGCGCTGCCCCCGGAGCTGCGCGCCCGGCTGCGCCTCGCGCACTTCCCGGATCAGCTGGATCTCTCGGCCTGCGGGATCGAGCCCCTCGAGCAGGGGCGCGCCTACGACGTGTGA
- the senA gene encoding selenoneine synthase SenA, whose product MGETLTGWVADARRRTLELASALTEEQLLGPRLAIVNPPLWELGHVAWFQERWVLRHGAGRPPLRADGDALYDSFAVAHDTRWSLPLPGLAETIDYLRGVEAGVLSLAGRGEADPYLVRLTVFHEDMHFEAMAFTHQTLGYAAPVVSGAAPAEAGGGDLPGDVEVPGGTLRLGAERGEGFVFDNEKWAHAVELAPFRISRAPVTQARFAEFVEDGGYRRREWWTEEGWRWREATGAGAPAYWERRGGSWFRRDFDRWVPLEPHRPVVNVSWFEAQAFCRWAGRRLPTEAEWEAAAAGEPGADGRLAPRKRRFPWGDAPPEPSRAHLGVPALGALDVGALSAGDSAFGCRQLLGNVWEWTASDFLPYPGFSPDAYREYSEPWFGTHKVLRGGSFATQPRLAWNTFRNFYTPDRRDQWAGFRTCAV is encoded by the coding sequence ATGGGGGAGACGCTCACCGGATGGGTCGCGGACGCCAGGCGCAGGACGCTGGAGCTCGCCTCGGCGCTGACCGAGGAGCAGCTCCTCGGGCCGCGGCTGGCGATCGTGAACCCACCTCTGTGGGAGCTCGGGCACGTGGCCTGGTTCCAGGAGCGCTGGGTGCTCCGCCACGGGGCGGGGCGTCCGCCGCTGCGCGCGGACGGCGACGCCCTCTACGACTCCTTCGCCGTGGCGCACGACACCCGCTGGTCGCTGCCGCTGCCCGGATTGGCCGAGACCATCGACTACCTGCGGGGGGTGGAGGCCGGCGTGCTCTCGCTGGCCGGGCGCGGAGAGGCGGACCCGTATCTCGTCCGGCTCACCGTCTTCCACGAGGACATGCACTTCGAGGCGATGGCGTTCACGCACCAGACGCTCGGGTACGCCGCGCCGGTGGTGTCGGGCGCCGCGCCGGCGGAGGCGGGCGGCGGCGACCTGCCTGGCGACGTCGAGGTGCCGGGGGGGACGCTCCGGCTCGGCGCGGAGCGCGGAGAGGGCTTCGTGTTCGACAACGAGAAGTGGGCGCACGCCGTGGAGCTCGCCCCGTTCCGGATCTCGCGGGCGCCCGTCACGCAGGCGCGCTTCGCCGAGTTCGTGGAGGACGGCGGTTACCGGCGCCGGGAGTGGTGGACCGAGGAGGGGTGGCGCTGGCGGGAGGCGACCGGGGCGGGCGCGCCCGCGTACTGGGAGCGGCGCGGCGGGAGCTGGTTCCGGCGCGACTTCGACCGGTGGGTGCCGCTCGAGCCGCATCGACCGGTAGTGAACGTGAGCTGGTTCGAGGCCCAGGCCTTCTGCCGCTGGGCGGGCCGGCGGCTGCCGACGGAGGCGGAGTGGGAGGCGGCCGCGGCCGGCGAGCCGGGGGCGGACGGCCGGCTCGCGCCGCGAAAGCGCCGGTTCCCCTGGGGCGACGCGCCGCCCGAACCCTCGCGCGCGCACCTCGGCGTCCCCGCGCTCGGCGCCCTCGACGTGGGCGCGCTCTCCGCGGGCGACAGCGCCTTCGGCTGCCGGCAGCTCCTCGGCAACGTGTGGGAGTGGACCGCGAGCGACTTCCTCCCGTATCCGGGCTTCTCGCCGGACGCGTACCGCGAGTACTCGGAGCCGTGGTTCGGCACGCACAAGGTGCTGCGGGGAGGGAGCTTCGCGACCCAGCCGCGCCTCGCCTGGAACACCTTCCGCAACTTCTACACGCCCGACCGCCGCGATCAGTGGGCCGGATTCCGCACGTGCGCCGTCTGA
- the senB gene encoding selenoneine biosynthesis selenosugar synthase SenB — protein MRRLTIFVVTPARRGSHKGNRVTAIRWAGHLRALGHRVALAEGWDGQRCDLLVALHATKSHASVVRYRERRPDAPLVVGLAGTDLYQDLPASPEARRSLELATRLTVLQPLGIEALPPAVRHKVRTIFQSAHPVRPQPAEDGTLRVCLLAHIREVKDAFLGAEAVRRLPPRSRVQLVHLGAALDAGADARARREMEGNPRYRWLGERRRSEALATLAGSALLVVTSRLEGGSNAVSEALASGVPVLSTRIAGSIGVLGPDYPGFFPVGDAGALAELLRRAEEDAAFLAALRAGVERVRPLVAPEREREAWRALLAELVPGKPGDAQPNRR, from the coding sequence GTGCGCCGTCTGACGATCTTCGTGGTCACGCCCGCGCGGCGCGGCTCGCACAAGGGCAACCGCGTGACGGCGATCCGCTGGGCCGGCCACCTCCGGGCGCTCGGCCACCGCGTCGCGCTCGCCGAGGGTTGGGACGGGCAGCGCTGCGACCTGCTCGTCGCGCTCCACGCCACGAAGAGTCACGCCTCCGTCGTCCGCTACCGCGAGCGCCGCCCCGACGCGCCGCTCGTGGTGGGCCTCGCCGGCACCGATCTGTACCAGGATCTGCCCGCGTCGCCGGAGGCCCGCCGCTCGCTGGAGCTGGCGACGCGCCTCACCGTGCTCCAGCCCCTCGGGATCGAGGCGCTGCCGCCGGCGGTCCGCCACAAGGTGCGGACCATCTTCCAGTCGGCGCACCCGGTCCGCCCGCAGCCCGCGGAGGACGGCACGCTCCGCGTGTGCCTGCTCGCCCATATCCGCGAGGTGAAGGACGCCTTCCTCGGCGCGGAGGCGGTGCGCCGCCTCCCGCCCCGCTCGCGTGTGCAGCTCGTCCACCTCGGCGCCGCGCTCGACGCCGGCGCGGACGCGCGCGCCCGCCGCGAGATGGAGGGGAACCCCCGCTACCGCTGGCTCGGCGAGCGCCGTCGCTCCGAGGCGCTCGCGACGCTCGCGGGCAGCGCGCTGCTCGTCGTGACCTCGCGCCTCGAGGGGGGCTCGAACGCCGTCTCGGAGGCGCTCGCGTCGGGCGTCCCGGTGCTCTCGACGCGGATCGCCGGCTCCATCGGGGTGCTCGGTCCCGATTACCCCGGGTTCTTCCCGGTCGGCGACGCCGGCGCGCTCGCCGAGCTCCTGCGGCGCGCCGAGGAGGACGCCGCGTTCCTCGCCGCGCTGCGCGCGGGCGTCGAGCGCGTCCGCCCCCTCGTCGCGCCCGAGCGCGAGCGGGAGGCATGGCGCGCGCTGCTCGCGGAGCTCGTGCCGGGGAAGCCTGGGGACGCCCAGCCCAACCGCCGGTGA
- a CDS encoding MFS transporter — translation MSAGEQGEAPVAARAAPEPPAGSKASAALPRAVVGLGLVSLLTDASSEAIFPLLPAFLATLGASNTFIGLVEGAAELVANSLKYATGLLADRRARLKPLVLAGYVLSTAARPLVAFAAVPWHVLAVRLVDRVGKGVRTSPRDALIAAAAEPSIRARAYGFHRAMDHAGAAVGTLLGAGILWSLGARGAQAATAEQLRTVFLWAAVPGVLAVIALALTPEPRRAAPRPRARRDGRLPPALRRALVPLGLFAFANATDAFILVKLARLGGAPILAPLLWLALHVVKAATATAGGRLADRYGKRDALALGWTVYAVAWSAIGFAETVPALFVLGAVYGISHGLVEGAERALVAELAAGNATGKAFGVYNMLVGLAALAASTTFGFVWDALGSAVAFAGSGALALLAALALLKLVPRPA, via the coding sequence GTGAGCGCGGGCGAGCAGGGCGAGGCCCCCGTCGCCGCCCGCGCCGCGCCGGAGCCGCCGGCCGGCTCGAAGGCGAGCGCGGCCCTGCCGAGGGCGGTGGTCGGCCTCGGCCTCGTGAGCCTGCTCACCGACGCCTCGAGCGAGGCGATCTTCCCGCTGCTGCCGGCGTTCCTCGCGACGCTCGGCGCCTCGAACACGTTCATCGGCCTCGTGGAGGGGGCGGCGGAGCTCGTCGCGAACTCGCTCAAGTACGCGACCGGCCTGCTCGCCGACCGGCGCGCGCGGCTGAAGCCGCTGGTCCTCGCCGGCTACGTGCTCTCCACCGCGGCCCGGCCGCTCGTCGCCTTCGCGGCCGTCCCGTGGCACGTGCTCGCCGTCCGCCTGGTCGACCGCGTCGGGAAGGGGGTGCGCACGAGCCCGCGCGACGCGCTCATCGCGGCCGCGGCGGAGCCCTCGATCCGGGCGCGCGCCTACGGCTTCCACCGGGCCATGGACCACGCCGGCGCGGCCGTCGGCACGCTGCTCGGGGCCGGCATCCTCTGGTCGCTCGGCGCGCGGGGCGCGCAGGCCGCGACGGCGGAGCAGCTGCGCACGGTCTTCCTCTGGGCGGCGGTGCCGGGCGTCCTCGCGGTGATCGCGCTCGCCCTCACCCCCGAGCCGCGGCGCGCGGCGCCCCGTCCGCGCGCGCGGCGGGACGGGCGCCTCCCGCCCGCCCTGCGGCGCGCCCTCGTGCCCCTCGGGCTGTTCGCGTTCGCGAACGCGACCGACGCCTTCATCCTCGTGAAGCTGGCGCGGCTCGGCGGCGCCCCCATCCTCGCCCCGCTCCTCTGGCTCGCCCTGCACGTGGTGAAGGCCGCCACCGCCACCGCCGGCGGGCGGCTCGCCGACCGGTACGGGAAGCGCGACGCGCTGGCGCTCGGCTGGACCGTTTACGCCGTCGCGTGGTCCGCGATCGGCTTCGCCGAGACCGTGCCCGCGCTCTTCGTCCTCGGCGCCGTGTACGGGATCTCCCACGGCCTCGTCGAGGGGGCGGAGCGCGCGCTGGTGGCCGAGCTCGCCGCCGGGAACGCCACCGGCAAGGCGTTCGGGGTCTACAACATGCTCGTCGGGCTCGCGGCGCTCGCGGCGAGCACGACCTTCGGCTTCGTCTGGGACGCGCTGGGCAGCGCCGTCGCGTTCGCCGGCTCCGGCGCGCTGGCGCTCCTCGCCGCGCTCGCGCTGCTGAAGCTCGTGCCGCGGCCCGCGTGA
- a CDS encoding efflux transporter outer membrane subunit, with translation MRSAPHARAALGAAAVLLAGCTLAPRYQRPPAPVAEAWEAGSTPAAAGPAAADLGWRDVFGDERLRALVALALENNRDLRVAALNVELARAQHRIQRAELLPAVGASASVTRQHLGEDLSPTGEAQTTTGYTVGVGVAAFELDLFGRVRSLSAAALERYLATEEARRAAHLSLVAEVATQYLSARALDDQVALARQTLETVESALALTRRTFEAGKTSELDLRIAEAQVQTSRFNLSRALLLRAQAQNALVLLVGEALPAELPPPQPLETQALLAELPPGVPSEVLRRRPDILAAEHALRSANASIGAARAAFFPSISLTAFGGTSSPELSGLFGAGATTWSFTPRVNLPLFTGGALRASLDVAHLRKSIEVAQYERAIQGAFREVADALVARAALDEQLEAQRARTEAEQRRYDLSELRYRKGVDSYLGVLDAQRELFAARQLLIQSRLARLVNLVDLYRALGGGWRERSAPSGGETATSGT, from the coding sequence ATGCGTAGCGCCCCGCACGCGCGCGCCGCGCTCGGCGCCGCCGCCGTCCTCCTGGCGGGCTGCACGCTGGCGCCGCGCTACCAGCGCCCGCCGGCCCCGGTCGCGGAGGCCTGGGAGGCAGGCTCGACCCCGGCCGCCGCGGGTCCCGCCGCGGCCGACCTCGGCTGGCGCGACGTGTTCGGGGACGAGCGGCTGCGCGCCCTGGTGGCGCTCGCGCTCGAGAACAACCGCGACCTCCGCGTGGCCGCGCTGAACGTGGAGCTCGCCCGGGCGCAGCACCGGATCCAGCGGGCGGAGCTGCTCCCCGCGGTCGGAGCGTCCGCCAGCGTCACGCGCCAGCACCTCGGCGAGGACCTGAGCCCCACGGGCGAGGCCCAGACCACCACCGGCTACACCGTGGGGGTGGGGGTCGCCGCGTTCGAGCTGGACCTCTTCGGCCGCGTGCGCAGCCTGTCGGCGGCGGCCCTCGAGCGGTACCTCGCGACCGAGGAGGCGCGGCGCGCCGCGCACCTCTCGCTCGTGGCGGAGGTCGCGACCCAGTACCTCTCCGCGCGCGCCCTCGACGACCAGGTCGCGCTCGCGCGCCAGACGCTCGAGACGGTGGAGTCGGCGCTCGCCCTCACCCGGCGCACCTTCGAGGCGGGCAAGACCTCCGAGCTCGACCTGCGCATCGCCGAGGCCCAGGTCCAGACCTCTCGCTTCAACCTGTCCCGCGCGCTGCTGCTGCGGGCGCAGGCGCAGAACGCGCTCGTGCTGCTCGTGGGGGAGGCCCTGCCGGCGGAGCTCCCTCCGCCCCAGCCGCTCGAGACGCAGGCGCTCCTCGCCGAGCTCCCGCCCGGCGTGCCGTCCGAGGTCCTGCGGCGGCGCCCCGACATCCTCGCCGCCGAGCACGCGCTCCGGTCCGCCAACGCCAGCATCGGAGCGGCGCGCGCGGCGTTCTTCCCCTCCATCTCGCTCACCGCGTTCGGCGGGACGTCGAGCCCCGAGCTCTCGGGCTTGTTCGGCGCCGGCGCCACGACCTGGAGCTTCACGCCGCGGGTGAACCTCCCGCTCTTCACCGGCGGCGCGCTCCGGGCGAGCCTCGACGTCGCGCACCTGCGGAAGTCCATCGAGGTGGCGCAGTACGAGCGCGCGATCCAGGGCGCGTTCCGCGAGGTGGCCGACGCGCTCGTGGCGCGGGCGGCGCTCGACGAGCAGCTCGAGGCGCAGCGGGCGCGCACCGAGGCGGAGCAGCGGCGGTACGACCTGTCGGAGCTCCGCTACCGCAAGGGCGTGGACAGCTACCTCGGCGTGCTCGATGCCCAGCGCGAGCTGTTCGCGGCGCGGCAGCTCCTCATCCAGTCGCGCCTCGCGCGCCTCGTGAACCTGGTGGACCTGTACCGGGCGCTCGGCGGAGGGTGGCGCGAGCGCTCCGCCCCGAGCGGCGGGGAGACCGCGACGAGCGGCACGTGA